TTCATTATTTGTATTGTTACTCGTTCTATTTGTTCGCGTTACAAGAGGTTTGGATCTTTCTGATGAAATGCAGTACTACGGTGAAATAAAAGGGCTACTTGAATCGGGGAAATTGTTTAGCAACGACCTTTTTTTTCAGCAATCGGTATACGTCTTATTTTATCCAGCATTTTACATATATCATTTAGTGTTTGGCTTTGAAGGGCTGGTTTTTTTTGGTCGACTCTTAATGTCTACATTAACCATAGTCGTTTTTTTCTTTGCCTATAATAAATTGGTTTCGTTGAAATTTTCAAGATGGGCGGCAGGTATCACAGCACTGTCGCTAAGCTTTGCCATACCTTTTCATGGCGTCTTTGCACTTAGTTATAACACGGTAAGTCAGGTTGTTTGGATAATCTTTGCGCTTAAATATTTTGAGTGGAAACGAGGCGGCGAGATATCATTTGCAATAGTTACCATCGTCATAGCTTTTGCTCACCCTACGTCAGCTCTGGTAATGTCAGCCCTGATTATAGGGCGTTATGCGGTAGAGAAACAGTTTAAAGCAATTGGTAAAGTGCTTTTAGTTTTTTTAGGCGGAATATTCGTCGCTTTAACGGTTGTCTTGTATTTTGCGAGCCTGCAAGACTATTTTGACTCACTGTCGTTCTCAAGTGGTTACGGAGTTGGTGAGACGTTTTTTTCAAATACATACCAACAGGTTGTTCTAGTCGGGATCTACCTATTGTTTGGACTTTTGTCGATTATTTGGCGGAGAATTCAGTGGCTCAATTACCCAATGACCGCCATGTTGTTACTGGTGATGGCAATAATTTCGTCAGTGACAGGGCTCTTAAATGGGGCATATGCCATAAGGGTGGTATATGTTTTGTCGGTGTTAAGTGCGTTCGCGTATGCGTGGTCACTGTCAAATACAAAGACGGATGATGGAGAATATCGTAGTAAGATTCAATGGTTGGTGGTTTTGTTGCTCACGTATTTGACCACGTTAGGCATAACGAGTGGAAACGGAATAGGGCAATCAACAGGCGCATTTATGGTCGGGTTGCCAATTTTGCTAGGATTGGCCGTTACTCTCGCGAGGGAAAAGCAAGGAAATGAAAATTTCACAATCCCACATGTAGGTGGCGTTGTCCTCGTATGTATTTTGTTTGTTGTTAATTGGAGCATTTATCCTTATAGAGAAAGTTCGTGGTGGCACGCGAATAAGTCAATTGATTCGGTTCGCGAATACAAATTTATCAACTCGACTGAAGAAAGAGTGGAGTTTATTACCGGCATGCAAAAGTTGTTAGGCCCTAACGTACATTCGAAGCGGACGCTGTTAGTAAGTGAATATCCGGCACTATACTCTATTCTAGATACGAAGACCGAGACGTGTATGTTATATATGCACTCTCTAACCTCAGATAAGTCGGAAGATATTTTGCTTGATTGCCTGAGCAAAAAATCCCCAGAAATTATCGTCGACATTTTATCAAATAGGAGTATAGCGAAAAGAGACTCAAGAATTAAAGTAACGTTGAAAAGCTATTATCAACAGCTTGGTTTTCAGTGTGTGACTAAGTCAATCGACGTACTAACAGGTCGCGATTCCAATGAGCATCTGGATATTTCGATATGCCAAAAGGGCGTTTAATAAATACAATAATTAAGTTTTCTTAGGGTTAGACAGTCTGAATATATCACTTTGGAGGTTATAGAATGAGCTATGTGCATCCTCTGGCAGATGTGCAGAGTACAAATATCGGTGAAGGCACGCGTATTTGGCAGTTTTGTGTGATTTTCGCTGGGGCGACAATTGGGCGGGATTGCAATATATGCGCTCATGTCTTGATAGAAAATGAAGTTTTAGTCGGTGATAATGTTACGGTTAAAAGCGGTGTTCAACTCTGGGATGGGGTGTATATTGAGAATAATGTTTTCATTGGGCCAAATGTTACTTTTACGAATGATAGTTTTCCGCGCTCCAAGGTCTATACAAAACCGATTATCGAAACGAGAATAAAAACTGGTGCTTCAATTGGTGCGAACGCAACAATATTGCCGGGAGTAACGGTAGGCGAAGGAGCGATGGTCGGTGCTGGTGCGGTTGTAACAAAAGATGTACCTGCTAATGCCGTTGTTGTAGGAAATCCAGCAATAATTATGAAGAAATATGAATATTAGCAAATGCAAAATGGTTGAACTTCCGAAAATTTCAGACCCTCGTGGAAATCTGACCTTTATTGAGGGGGGGAATCATGTTCCTTTTAATATTAAGAGAGTTTATTACTTGTATGATGTACCCGGAGGGGCCGAGCGCGGTGGTCATGCGCATAAGGAGTTGAGCCAGTTGATTATCGCAATGTCGGGTAGTTTTGATGTATTAATCGATGATGGCAAAGAGAAACAGCGATTCCATCTAAACAGATCCTACCAAGGTCTATATATATGTCCGATGATATGGAGGGAGCTTGATAATTTCTCATCAGGTTCAGTATGTATGGTACTTGCCTCTAACTATTATGACGAGTCAGATTATTATCGCGATTACAAAACCTTTTTAGCGGCGGCCAAAAGTGAATATACCATTTATTGATATTCGTAGTTCGTATTTTGAATTGAAGGAAGAAATTGACGAGGCCGTTAAGAGAGTATTTGACTCTGGATGGTACATTCTGGGAGAGGAAGTTGATGCCTTCGAAGCTGAGTTTTCCCAATATACAGAGACAGAGCATTGTATCTCTGTAGCGAATGGATTAGACGCGTTACACCTTGCGTTGCTAGCAATGGGAGTTGGGCCTGGTGATGAGGTGATAGTGCCGAGTCATACATATATAGCCACATGGTTAGCGGTAAGTCAGTGTGGGGCGACACCGGTTCCAGTGGAGCCAAAGATAGATACTTACAATATTGATCCAACAAGTGTTGAGAGTGCTATTACCGAGCGCACTAAGGTTATTTTACCTGTACATCTGTATGGCCAACCGGTAGATCTCGATCCTATTTTGGAGATTGCAAGAAAATACCGTCTTAGAGTACTTGAGGACAGCGCACAAGCCCACGGTGCGCGATATAAAGAACGCCGTATTGGAGGTCATGGGGACGCAGTAGCTTGGAGTTTTTATCCCGGAAAGAATTTGGGTGCATTTGGAGATGGCGGTGCTGTCACAACAAATAACGCGGAAATCGCAGATAGAATTCGAGTTTTGCGTAATTATGGTTCTAGAGAAAAATATATAAATGAAGTGCAGGGGTTTAATAGTCGTCTTGATCCACTTCAGGCAGCGGTATTGCGTGTGAAGCTTTCTTATCTTGATGAATGGAATAGGGTTCGCTCTTCAATTGCTGGAAGATACTTAGGTAGTTTAAAGGGGACTGGAGTCGTTCTTCCATTCAATGAAAAGTGGGCAGAATCGGTTTGGCATTTATTCGTAGTACGAAGTGAAAATCGCGGACGGCTTAAAGATTGTCTATCGGAGGCGGGTATTGGAACATTAATTCACTATCCAGTTCCTCCTCATCTTCAAACGGCATATAAAAATCTTGGATTTGAAAAGGGGCGATTTCCGATAGCGGAGCAAATCGCAGATCAGGTGTTGAGTTTGCCAATTGGCCCACATTTAACGGAGTATGACTCACAACAAGTGATTGACGTATTGTTGCACACAGACCTGAATGATGAGTGACTCTGAGAAATCCTATAGGCGGATATTGAAAAGCTCTTCGATTATAGGCGGGGCGTCGGTTGTAAATATAGCTATGGGTATGATACGTACGAAAGTATTGGCTATTTTACTGGGACCCACTGGGGTTGGACTTGTAGGATTGTTAACCGCGGTTATGTCTACTGCAATTGCAGTTGCATCTATGGGAATAGGTGTTTCCGGCGCTAGGAAAATTGCCGAAGCAAATAGTAGTGAGAATCATATGGAGTTGGCGCTTGCACGGAAAACTATTTTTTGGAGTGCGCTTTTTCTCGCGACCGTTGGTGGCCTTGTGATTTGGTTTTTGGCCGATGTTCTTGCAATTTTTGTATTAGGGGATTCCAAATACTCATGGGAAATCTCCTGGCTTGCATTAGGCGTAGCGTTTTCTGTTGGAAGTGCTTCCCAAGGAGCTATGCTGCAGGGGATGCGTCGTGTAGGTGATATCGCGAAAGTTAGTGTATATAGCTCCACACTTAATGCTTTGATCGGTTCAACGTTGCTTTGGTTTTATCGGAATGACGGATTAGTTGCATTTATTGTTTTGGCGCCGTTGCTCAATTTTATCCTTGGACACTTATTTGTTGCCCGCTTGCCTCGTTATAGACAATACAAAATAAAATTAATTGATTTGTATGTAGAACACAAGGCACTAATGAAGTTAGGGTTTGCCTTCATGGCGGCGGGATTGATAAATACGTTGGTTCAGCTTTGGATTAGAGTTGAAGTAGAGAGAGGCCTTGGCGTTGAAGCGCTAGGTTATTATCAGGCTGCGTGGATGATTTCTATGCAGTATGTAGGATTTGTGCTTGCTGCGATGGTGGCAGACTATTATCCCCGTCTTTCAGGAGTGATTACGAATAAGTCAACGGCTACTAAAGTAGTTAATGAACAAACAGAGGTGGCCTTGCTTCTAAGTGCACCAATATTTATTGCTATGATGGGTTTGGCTCCTTGGGCGATTTCGATTTTGTATTCGTCTACGTTTATGCCCGCTGTTGATGTATTGCGGTGGCAGATTCTAGGGGATGTTCTCAAGGTGGCTAGTTGGCCACTCGGCTTTGTACTATTAGCTGCCGGGGATGGGAAGTCCTTTTTCTGGACTGAAGCTCTAGTGTTGTCGTTAATGGGAGGACTGGTTGCGGGATTTGTAGAAGTAGGGGGCTTAAATATTACAGGAATAGCTTTTTTGGCGTGTTATGTATTTTATTTGCCTCTAGTCTACTTTTTGGCTAAACGACGTATTGATTTTAGATGGACAGGTACCGTTATTCGATTAGTAGTAGTCACTTTTGTGCTTTGTGCGAGTGTTGCCTTGCTTTGTCAGTATACGAACTGGGGTATAGTGGTCTCCTTAGTCGTTTCTACTATATTTGGGGTTTATAGTTTAGGCCGCATCGCTCACGTTAGCAATATGGGAGGTCCTGTGGGAAAAATAGGGAGCATAGCACGTGCAATAACAAATAAGATGGGATTGCGTAGTGAGCGATTGTGAGCCAACGTTGCAGGCTGAGGATAAAGCGCGCATACAAGCTTCTCCGCGACCGGCATTACCATTAGTGAGTGTTTTAGTGCCATCATATAACCATGCAACTTACATAACGCAATGTGTTGAAAGTATTGTCAAACAGACTTATGGCTTGGTGGAGTTGATAGTAATAGATGATGGATCTTCTGATGGTTCCGTCGAAATATTGAAAGAACTCTGTGAACGGTACGATTTCCGTTTTGTTGTACAAGAAAACGTCGGTATAGCACGCACATTAAATCGAGGAATAGGTATCGCAAAGGGAAAATATATTTGTATTTGTGCTTCGGATGATTATTGGGCACCTAACAAAGTAGAGCATCAGGTGTTACTTATG
This DNA window, taken from Gammaproteobacteria bacterium, encodes the following:
- a CDS encoding N-acetyltransferase, whose translation is MSYVHPLADVQSTNIGEGTRIWQFCVIFAGATIGRDCNICAHVLIENEVLVGDNVTVKSGVQLWDGVYIENNVFIGPNVTFTNDSFPRSKVYTKPIIETRIKTGASIGANATILPGVTVGEGAMVGAGAVVTKDVPANAVVVGNPAIIMKKYEY
- a CDS encoding FdtA/QdtA family cupin domain-containing protein, translating into MNISKCKMVELPKISDPRGNLTFIEGGNHVPFNIKRVYYLYDVPGGAERGGHAHKELSQLIIAMSGSFDVLIDDGKEKQRFHLNRSYQGLYICPMIWRELDNFSSGSVCMVLASNYYDESDYYRDYKTFLAAAKSEYTIY
- a CDS encoding DegT/DnrJ/EryC1/StrS family aminotransferase, whose translation is MNIPFIDIRSSYFELKEEIDEAVKRVFDSGWYILGEEVDAFEAEFSQYTETEHCISVANGLDALHLALLAMGVGPGDEVIVPSHTYIATWLAVSQCGATPVPVEPKIDTYNIDPTSVESAITERTKVILPVHLYGQPVDLDPILEIARKYRLRVLEDSAQAHGARYKERRIGGHGDAVAWSFYPGKNLGAFGDGGAVTTNNAEIADRIRVLRNYGSREKYINEVQGFNSRLDPLQAAVLRVKLSYLDEWNRVRSSIAGRYLGSLKGTGVVLPFNEKWAESVWHLFVVRSENRGRLKDCLSEAGIGTLIHYPVPPHLQTAYKNLGFEKGRFPIAEQIADQVLSLPIGPHLTEYDSQQVIDVLLHTDLNDE
- a CDS encoding O-antigen translocase; this encodes MSDSEKSYRRILKSSSIIGGASVVNIAMGMIRTKVLAILLGPTGVGLVGLLTAVMSTAIAVASMGIGVSGARKIAEANSSENHMELALARKTIFWSALFLATVGGLVIWFLADVLAIFVLGDSKYSWEISWLALGVAFSVGSASQGAMLQGMRRVGDIAKVSVYSSTLNALIGSTLLWFYRNDGLVAFIVLAPLLNFILGHLFVARLPRYRQYKIKLIDLYVEHKALMKLGFAFMAAGLINTLVQLWIRVEVERGLGVEALGYYQAAWMISMQYVGFVLAAMVADYYPRLSGVITNKSTATKVVNEQTEVALLLSAPIFIAMMGLAPWAISILYSSTFMPAVDVLRWQILGDVLKVASWPLGFVLLAAGDGKSFFWTEALVLSLMGGLVAGFVEVGGLNITGIAFLACYVFYLPLVYFLAKRRIDFRWTGTVIRLVVVTFVLCASVALLCQYTNWGIVVSLVVSTIFGVYSLGRIAHVSNMGGPVGKIGSIARAITNKMGLRSERL